One region of Thermus thermamylovorans genomic DNA includes:
- the mfd gene encoding transcription-repair coupling factor translates to METALERFYGHRLALPQVVAARLFAQERPPAVLLAPEERKGRYRDLSAFGVPVYASPGLEALEERALFVLSYEEALAPFPEDPGAWRLVLEVGRSYPRGELLDRLLRLGYARDEDYRVLGEVLELSEVRLEFYGEELERLLVGGEARRRHVLLPKPGKAEGFTSRKILHFPGPVYLDTPALAPKELWPLLEGRPWVALGAGVELPPVDLGLKPLPPYRGSLKALERDLGRWLSERKRVHLFVAHARTLEYLKGRLAPFSPLVLERYPAPQGRLALLPGGFEGGAEWGEEVFLTEALVFATGAVRGRLRVGEGLTDPGALSPGDFLIHPDHGIGQYLGLETREVLGARRDYLVLRYRGEGRLYLPVEQLPLLRRHPGTTDDPPELSSLGKNEWQKAKERARKDVEELAGRLLVLQAKRQATPGRAFPPLPEWDPLVEGGFPYELTPDQKRALEEVLRDLEAPHPMDRLVSGDVGFGKTEVALRAAHRVVGHGAQVAFLVPTTLLAEQHGKTFRERFQGLPVRVAVLSRFTPPKEEEAILKGLVEGTVDIVIGTHRLLQPDVAFKDLGLLIVDEEHRFGVAQKERIRELKAQVDTLYLSATPIPRTLYSALVGLKDLSSIQTPPPGRKPIRTFLAPYDPLLVREAILFELERGGKAFYVHDRVASIEGRRRYLEVLVPETRIGVVHGQMPEGLIEETMLLFAEGAYDLLLATTIIEAGLDIPEAGTILIERADRLGLATLYQLRGRVGRREQEAYAYLFHPARLTEAAEKRLHAIADLSDLGSGHLLAEKDMEIRGVGNLLGPEQHGHIRALSLEVYTELLEEAIRKLKGEAREERPHVTVDLALSARLPAEYVPGLEARSRYYSRFAEARSLAEVSRLVRELKERYGPLPEEAENFVNLTRLRLVAQRKGVLSLTEDLTHLMAVFPRWPLDYDARALKALPFRVELTQYPPGFRLEKKALRPRDYPEALMQALYLFADS, encoded by the coding sequence ATGGAAACTGCCCTGGAAAGGTTTTACGGCCACCGCCTGGCCCTGCCGCAGGTGGTGGCGGCAAGGCTTTTTGCCCAGGAGCGGCCTCCCGCGGTCCTCCTGGCCCCGGAGGAGCGCAAGGGGCGTTACCGGGACCTTTCCGCCTTCGGGGTGCCGGTGTACGCGAGCCCGGGCCTCGAGGCCCTGGAGGAACGGGCCCTCTTCGTCCTCTCCTACGAGGAGGCCTTAGCCCCCTTCCCCGAGGACCCCGGGGCCTGGCGCCTGGTCCTGGAGGTGGGGCGGAGCTACCCTCGAGGGGAGCTCTTAGACCGCCTCCTCCGCCTGGGCTACGCCCGGGACGAGGACTACCGGGTGCTGGGGGAGGTGCTGGAGCTTTCCGAGGTGCGCCTGGAGTTCTATGGGGAGGAGCTGGAAAGGCTTTTGGTGGGGGGCGAGGCGAGGCGGCGCCACGTCCTCCTGCCCAAGCCGGGGAAGGCCGAAGGCTTCACCTCCAGGAAAATCCTGCACTTCCCCGGGCCTGTCTACCTGGACACCCCGGCCCTGGCCCCCAAGGAGCTCTGGCCCCTCCTCGAGGGCCGCCCTTGGGTGGCCCTGGGGGCCGGGGTGGAGCTTCCCCCCGTGGACCTGGGGCTTAAGCCCCTTCCCCCCTACCGGGGGAGCCTCAAGGCCCTGGAGAGGGACCTCGGGCGCTGGCTTTCCGAAAGGAAGCGGGTCCACCTCTTCGTGGCCCATGCCCGGACTCTGGAGTACCTGAAGGGGCGCCTCGCCCCCTTCTCCCCCCTGGTCCTTGAGCGCTACCCCGCGCCCCAAGGGCGCCTCGCCCTCCTGCCCGGAGGCTTTGAAGGGGGCGCGGAGTGGGGGGAGGAGGTCTTCCTCACCGAGGCCCTGGTCTTCGCCACCGGGGCGGTGCGGGGGCGGCTTAGGGTAGGGGAGGGGCTCACCGACCCCGGGGCCCTTAGCCCAGGGGACTTCCTCATCCACCCCGACCACGGCATCGGGCAGTACCTGGGCCTGGAGACCCGGGAGGTCCTGGGGGCCAGGCGGGACTACCTGGTCCTCCGCTACCGGGGGGAGGGGCGGCTCTACCTGCCCGTGGAGCAGTTGCCCCTCTTGAGGCGCCACCCCGGTACCACCGACGACCCGCCGGAGCTCTCCTCCTTGGGAAAGAACGAGTGGCAAAAGGCCAAGGAGCGGGCCCGGAAGGACGTGGAGGAGCTCGCCGGAAGGCTTCTCGTCCTGCAGGCCAAGCGCCAGGCCACCCCGGGCCGGGCCTTTCCCCCCCTGCCCGAGTGGGACCCCCTGGTGGAGGGGGGTTTCCCCTACGAGCTCACCCCCGACCAGAAGCGGGCCCTGGAGGAGGTTTTGCGGGACCTCGAGGCCCCCCACCCCATGGACCGCCTGGTTTCGGGGGACGTGGGCTTCGGCAAGACCGAGGTGGCCCTGCGCGCCGCCCACCGGGTGGTGGGCCACGGGGCCCAGGTGGCCTTTTTGGTGCCCACCACCCTCCTGGCGGAGCAGCACGGGAAGACCTTCCGCGAACGCTTCCAGGGCCTTCCCGTGCGGGTGGCGGTGCTCTCCCGCTTTACCCCGCCTAAGGAGGAGGAGGCCATCCTGAAGGGCCTTGTGGAGGGAACGGTGGACATCGTGATCGGCACCCACCGCCTCCTCCAGCCGGACGTGGCCTTCAAGGACCTCGGCCTCCTCATCGTGGACGAGGAGCACCGCTTCGGGGTGGCCCAGAAGGAGCGGATCCGGGAGCTCAAGGCCCAGGTGGACACCCTCTACCTCTCCGCCACCCCTATCCCCCGCACCCTCTACTCCGCCCTGGTGGGCCTTAAGGACCTCTCCAGCATCCAGACCCCGCCCCCGGGGAGGAAGCCCATCCGGACCTTCCTGGCCCCCTATGACCCCCTTCTGGTGCGGGAGGCCATCCTCTTTGAGCTGGAAAGGGGCGGTAAGGCCTTCTACGTCCACGACCGGGTGGCCTCCATCGAGGGCAGGAGGCGCTACCTGGAGGTCCTCGTGCCCGAGACCAGGATCGGCGTGGTCCACGGGCAGATGCCCGAAGGGCTCATCGAAGAGACCATGCTCCTCTTCGCTGAAGGGGCCTACGACCTCCTCCTGGCCACCACCATCATCGAGGCGGGCCTGGACATTCCCGAGGCGGGAACCATCCTCATCGAGCGGGCGGACCGCTTGGGCCTAGCCACCCTGTACCAGCTAAGGGGGCGGGTGGGGCGGCGGGAGCAGGAGGCCTACGCCTACCTCTTCCACCCAGCAAGGCTCACCGAGGCGGCGGAGAAGCGCCTCCACGCCATCGCCGACCTCTCGGACCTGGGAAGCGGCCACCTCCTGGCGGAGAAGGACATGGAGATAAGGGGCGTGGGGAACCTCCTGGGCCCCGAGCAGCACGGGCACATCCGGGCCCTTTCCCTGGAGGTCTACACCGAGCTTCTGGAGGAGGCCATCCGCAAGCTCAAGGGGGAAGCCCGGGAGGAAAGGCCCCACGTGACGGTGGACCTGGCCCTTTCCGCCCGGCTCCCTGCGGAGTACGTGCCGGGCCTCGAGGCCCGAAGCCGCTACTATAGCCGCTTCGCCGAGGCCAGGAGCCTGGCGGAGGTCTCCCGCCTGGTGCGGGAGCTTAAGGAGCGCTACGGGCCGCTTCCCGAGGAGGCGGAGAACTTCGTGAACCTCACCCGGCTCCGCCTGGTGGCCCAGAGGAAGGGGGTGCTCTCCCTCACCGAGGACCTCACCCACCTCATGGCGGTCTTCCCCCGCTGGCCCCTGGACTACGATGCCCGGGCCCTGAAGGCCCTCCCCTTCCGGGTGGAGCTCACCCAGTACCCCCCGGGCTTCCGCTTGGAGAAGAAAGCCTTGAGGCCCCGGGACTACCCTGAGGCCCTCATGCAGGCGCTTTACCTCTTCGCCGACAGCTAG
- a CDS encoding DegV family protein produces MELGLVTDTAADLSPKVLQEEAVGLVPIYVHLRGRKYKDWQELTPDALYGAMRAGAEPVTEPPGVEDFAEVYERHLQVYDRLLSLHVSGELSKTVERAREAALKVAPTRIRVVDSGMVSAGLGAMVLRAVEMLRRGAEEAELLREMERMRRSSLFFSVADLSHLARNGRLPRFGEVVGNLLGLRPILRIEKGHIRFLKVAREGVVPEALARLVLEEFRGRAARITIAHTDARGEWLEGLKRSLESALRLERGRITRSGATIAANVGLGALAVHAYAVE; encoded by the coding sequence GTGGAGCTAGGCCTCGTGACCGATACCGCCGCGGACCTCTCCCCCAAGGTGCTCCAGGAGGAGGCGGTGGGCCTGGTGCCCATCTACGTGCACCTCAGGGGGCGCAAGTACAAGGACTGGCAGGAGCTCACCCCCGACGCCCTCTACGGGGCCATGCGGGCGGGGGCGGAGCCGGTGACCGAGCCCCCGGGGGTGGAGGACTTCGCCGAGGTCTACGAGCGGCACCTCCAGGTCTACGACCGCCTCCTATCCCTCCACGTGTCCGGGGAGCTTTCCAAGACCGTGGAAAGGGCACGGGAGGCGGCCCTGAAGGTGGCCCCCACCCGCATCCGGGTGGTGGACTCCGGGATGGTGTCCGCCGGGCTTGGGGCCATGGTCCTCCGGGCGGTGGAGATGCTGAGGCGGGGAGCGGAGGAGGCGGAGCTCCTGCGGGAGATGGAAAGGATGCGGCGCTCCAGCCTCTTCTTCAGCGTGGCCGACCTCTCCCACCTGGCCCGAAACGGCCGCCTCCCCCGCTTTGGGGAGGTGGTGGGAAACCTCTTGGGCCTGCGGCCCATCCTGCGCATCGAGAAGGGGCACATCCGCTTCCTCAAGGTGGCCCGGGAGGGTGTGGTGCCCGAGGCCCTGGCCCGGCTGGTGCTGGAGGAGTTCCGGGGACGCGCGGCCCGCATCACCATCGCCCACACGGATGCCAGGGGCGAGTGGCTGGAGGGGCTCAAGAGGAGCCTGGAAAGCGCTCTCCGCCTGGAGCGGGGCCGCATCACCCGCTCGGGGGCCACCATCGCCGCCAACGTGGGCCTGGGGGCTTTGGCGGTGCACGCCTACGCGGTAGAATAG
- a CDS encoding pyroglutamyl-peptidase I, whose amino-acid sequence MILVTGFEPFSGLKHNPSAALLSLLPEEVGGGPLHKAVLPVDAKALPEALQALHGLGPAAVFHLGLAEGRPLLTLERLAVNLLDFDRPDNRGEIVEDRPVVPGGPLALPARFPVKRALRRLQEAGIPARQSLSAGSYLCNQAYYLSLHRLPERVPVLFVHLPPDETLALERGGAYVPLDEQARGVRLLLELL is encoded by the coding sequence ATGATCCTGGTCACCGGTTTCGAGCCCTTCTCCGGCCTCAAGCACAACCCCTCCGCCGCCCTCCTCTCCCTCCTCCCCGAGGAGGTGGGGGGCGGGCCCCTTCACAAGGCGGTCCTACCCGTGGACGCCAAGGCGCTTCCCGAAGCCCTCCAGGCCCTCCACGGCCTGGGGCCTGCGGCCGTCTTTCACCTGGGCCTGGCGGAAGGGCGGCCCCTCCTTACCCTGGAACGGCTGGCGGTGAACCTCCTGGACTTCGACCGCCCCGACAACCGGGGGGAGATCGTGGAGGACCGCCCGGTGGTGCCCGGGGGGCCTTTGGCCCTACCGGCCCGCTTCCCCGTGAAGAGAGCCCTCCGCCGCCTGCAGGAAGCCGGGATTCCCGCCAGGCAGAGCCTCTCCGCCGGGAGCTACCTCTGCAACCAGGCCTACTACCTCTCCCTGCACCGACTTCCGGAGCGCGTCCCCGTGCTCTTCGTGCACCTCCCCCCCGACGAAACCCTGGCCCTGGAGCGGGGGGGGGCCTACGTCCCCCTGGACGAGCAGGCCCGGGGGGTGCGCCTCCTCCTGGAACTGCTGTGA
- a CDS encoding glycosyltransferase family 4 protein produces the protein MRVLFLTDARTVGGSEVYLKEVLPRLRALGLEAEAALPRAPGNAPVREALAAGGVPVHAYASLAELPSGYDRVVASAWYPGSYRAFFRRYLRLTLLVHDQIEIFYPLGLRQAYRQGYRLLQVPHLRRAEGVITVSRWAAHWLEKVHGIGRVHAVPNGVDPERFRPPLPGEREALRVRYGFTRFTVLVPARMSPEKNHLAVLRTARLLPQADFLLVGTGELLGLWQRAARLLRLGNVRFLGRRQDMPELYRAADAVLLPTLGENQSLATLEAMASGLPVVTTPIPAQRELVEDGRTGRLVRPDPKRLATALENLPPGLGQAARAHVLARHTLEASARQLKAILEGI, from the coding sequence GTGAGGGTGCTCTTCCTGACCGACGCCAGGACCGTGGGGGGCAGCGAGGTCTACCTCAAGGAGGTCCTCCCCCGGCTCCGCGCCCTGGGCCTGGAGGCCGAGGCCGCCCTGCCCCGGGCCCCGGGCAACGCCCCCGTCCGGGAGGCTCTGGCGGCGGGGGGCGTCCCCGTGCACGCCTACGCCTCCTTGGCCGAGCTTCCCTCCGGCTACGACCGGGTGGTGGCCTCCGCCTGGTACCCGGGGAGCTACCGGGCCTTCTTCCGGCGCTACCTCCGGCTCACCCTCCTGGTGCACGACCAGATCGAGATCTTCTACCCGCTGGGCCTGCGCCAGGCCTACCGCCAGGGCTACCGCCTCCTCCAGGTGCCCCATCTGAGGCGGGCGGAAGGGGTGATCACCGTGTCCCGCTGGGCCGCCCACTGGTTGGAGAAAGTCCATGGGATCGGGCGGGTGCACGCCGTGCCCAACGGGGTGGACCCGGAGCGCTTCCGCCCACCCCTTCCAGGGGAGCGGGAGGCCTTGCGGGTGCGGTACGGGTTCACCCGGTTCACCGTCTTGGTCCCGGCCCGGATGAGCCCGGAGAAAAACCACCTGGCGGTGCTGCGCACGGCGAGGCTCCTGCCGCAAGCGGATTTCCTGCTGGTGGGGACAGGAGAACTCTTGGGGTTATGGCAGAGGGCGGCGAGGCTTTTGCGTCTGGGGAACGTGCGCTTTTTGGGGCGGCGCCAGGACATGCCCGAGCTCTACCGGGCCGCGGACGCGGTCCTCCTCCCCACCCTGGGGGAGAACCAGAGCCTGGCCACCCTGGAGGCCATGGCCTCCGGCCTCCCCGTGGTCACCACCCCCATCCCCGCCCAGCGGGAGCTGGTGGAAGACGGCCGGACGGGAAGGCTCGTCCGCCCCGACCCCAAGCGGCTGGCCACGGCCCTGGAAAACCTTCCCCCGGGCCTGGGCCAGGCGGCCCGGGCCCACGTCCTCGCCCGGCACACCCTGGAGGCCAGCGCCCGGCAGCTTAAGGCTATATTGGAGGGCATATGA
- the glf gene encoding UDP-galactopyranose mutase gives MKADYLIVGAGFTGATLAERIASQLGKKVLVVDRRDHIGGNAYDEHDAHGVLVHRYGPHIFHTNSKRVWDYLSRFTEWRPYFHRVRAVVEGKEIPLPFSLASLRKLFSEQLADRLEEKLLAHFGYGARVPILRLKEAEDPDLRFLAEYVYRNVFEGYTLKQWGVRPEELSPSVTARVPVLVSYDERYFQDTYQAMPKEGYTALFRRMLSHPNIRVLLGADWKEVEGEVRFDRLLFTGPIDEFFGHLHGPLPYRSLRFQLETHPVPWAQEVGTVNYPSEHPFTRVTEFKHLTGQGYLPHTTVAYEYPEAYEPGRNEPYYPVPREENEERYRLYLKEAEKLKAVLFAGRLGDYRYYNMDQAVARALKLFEEVARG, from the coding sequence ATGAAAGCGGATTACCTCATCGTAGGCGCGGGCTTCACCGGGGCCACCCTGGCGGAGCGGATCGCCAGCCAGCTGGGCAAAAAGGTCCTGGTGGTGGACCGCCGGGACCACATCGGGGGGAACGCCTACGACGAGCACGATGCCCACGGGGTCCTGGTCCACCGCTACGGCCCCCACATCTTCCACACCAACAGCAAAAGGGTGTGGGACTACCTCTCCCGCTTCACCGAGTGGCGCCCCTACTTCCACCGGGTGCGGGCGGTGGTGGAGGGGAAGGAGATCCCCCTCCCCTTCAGCCTGGCCTCCTTGCGCAAGCTCTTCTCCGAGCAGCTGGCCGACCGGCTGGAGGAGAAGCTCCTGGCCCACTTCGGCTACGGGGCCCGGGTGCCCATCCTGAGGCTCAAGGAGGCGGAGGATCCCGACCTCCGCTTCCTGGCGGAGTACGTCTACCGGAACGTGTTCGAGGGCTACACCCTGAAGCAGTGGGGGGTGCGCCCGGAGGAGCTCTCCCCCTCGGTCACCGCCCGGGTGCCGGTCCTGGTGAGCTACGACGAGCGCTACTTCCAGGACACCTACCAGGCCATGCCTAAAGAGGGGTACACGGCCCTCTTCCGGCGGATGCTCTCCCACCCCAACATCCGGGTGCTCCTGGGGGCGGACTGGAAGGAGGTGGAGGGGGAGGTGCGCTTTGACCGCCTCCTTTTCACCGGGCCCATCGACGAGTTCTTCGGCCACCTCCACGGCCCCCTGCCCTACCGCTCCCTGCGCTTCCAACTGGAAACCCATCCCGTCCCCTGGGCCCAGGAGGTGGGCACGGTGAACTACCCGAGCGAACACCCCTTCACCCGGGTCACGGAGTTCAAGCACCTCACGGGGCAGGGCTACCTGCCCCACACCACGGTGGCCTACGAGTACCCGGAGGCCTACGAGCCGGGGCGGAACGAGCCCTACTACCCGGTGCCCAGGGAGGAGAACGAGGAGCGGTACAGGCTCTACCTGAAGGAGGCGGAGAAGCTCAAGGCGGTTCTCTTTGCCGGGAGGCTGGGGGACTACCGCTACTACAACATGGACCAGGCGGTGGCGAGGGCCCTGAAGCTTTTTGAGGAGGTGGCCCGTGGATAG
- a CDS encoding glycosyltransferase family 2 protein, with translation MDRVCAVIVTHNRKALLRECLQAVLSQTRPPEHVLVVDNASTDGTPEMLREEFPQVEVLRLPENQGGAGGFHEGMRRAYEAGYDWLWLMDDDTLPRARALEALLQASRLPLRPKPQLLASRQLLPNGRPHPTAGFVNPTDLRRPLLWLRLQPAYRPIRWALFTSVLLHREVVAAYGLPHKAFFIWEDDLEYTARALRRGLGLQVRESEVVHKSASKPYLSATTGENRVFYGVRNRLWVLRSSAFGPLGKTFLLAQLLLGILAYLAFHPSRRSLEEIQSAWRAGLAQTPW, from the coding sequence GTGGATAGGGTGTGCGCGGTGATCGTGACCCACAACCGAAAGGCGCTTCTCAGGGAATGCCTGCAGGCGGTTCTCTCCCAGACCCGCCCTCCGGAGCATGTGCTGGTGGTGGACAACGCCTCCACGGACGGGACGCCGGAGATGTTGCGGGAGGAGTTCCCGCAGGTGGAGGTCCTGCGCCTCCCTGAAAACCAAGGGGGGGCGGGGGGGTTTCACGAGGGGATGCGGCGGGCTTACGAGGCGGGGTACGACTGGCTTTGGCTCATGGACGACGACACCCTGCCCCGGGCCCGGGCCCTCGAGGCCCTGCTTCAGGCAAGCCGCCTCCCCCTGCGCCCCAAGCCCCAGCTGCTGGCGAGCCGTCAGTTGCTCCCCAACGGGCGCCCCCATCCCACCGCGGGCTTCGTCAACCCCACGGACCTGCGGCGCCCCCTCCTTTGGCTCAGGCTCCAGCCCGCCTACCGGCCCATCCGCTGGGCCCTTTTCACCTCCGTCCTCCTGCACCGGGAGGTGGTGGCGGCCTATGGCCTTCCCCATAAGGCTTTCTTCATCTGGGAGGACGACCTGGAGTATACGGCCAGGGCCCTCCGCAGGGGCCTAGGCCTCCAGGTACGGGAAAGCGAGGTGGTGCACAAAAGCGCCAGCAAGCCTTACCTCTCAGCCACCACCGGGGAGAACCGGGTGTTCTACGGGGTGCGCAACCGGCTTTGGGTGCTTCGAAGCTCCGCCTTTGGCCCCCTGGGCAAGACCTTCCTCCTCGCCCAGCTCCTCCTGGGGATCCTGGCCTACCTGGCCTTCCACCCGAGCCGCCGGAGCCTGGAGGAAATCCAAAGCGCCTGGAGGGCCGGCCTGGCGCAAACCCCGTGGTAA